The Streptomyces sp. TLI_105 DNA segment CAGCGCTCGGTGACCTCCTCTTCGTACCGCGTGTGGTCGAAACCGTCGAACACCTCGTCGGCCATGAGTTCCTCTCCTCTCTCGGTCTTCCGCAGAGTGGTCCGCACCGACGCGATCTGGCGTCCGATGCGCTCGCGCTCCTGCTCCAGCAGGGCGAGATGGGTGCGCAGGGCGGCGGAGGTGTCCCGCTGCCCCGCGAGGACCTCGGCGATGGCGGGCAGCGAGAGCCCCAGCTCGCGCAGCAGCAGGATCCGCTGCAGGCGCACGAGCGCCGCCTGGTCGTAGTACCGGTAACCGTTCGCGCCGATCCGGCTCGGCTCCAGCAGTCCGCGCTCTCCGTAGTGCCGGAGGGTGCGGCTGGTGGTGCCGGCCTTCTTGGCGATCTCCTGGATCGACCACTCCATGCCGAGAACGCTAGATCTTGACGTTGCGTCAAGGTCAAGCGACGCCGCTCGGGCATACGACGAAGGCCCGGATCCAGTGAATGGATCCGGGCCTTCGTTGCTACTGAGTAGCGGGGACAGGATTTGAACCTGCGACCTCTGGGTTATGAGCCCAGCGAGCTACCGAGCTGCTCCACCCCGCGTCGGTAAACATGACTGTACGGCATGACCGGGGCGATCACGAAATCGGTTTCCTCAGCACCCGCAGTCGTCGGAGTCGACCGGCGCCGTCAGCGGGTCGGCGGCCTTCTCCGCGGGCCCCTCCCACGTCTCGTACGCGAAGCCCTCGCGCACCCAGTACTCGAAGCCGCCGAGCATCTCCTTCACCTGGAAGCCCAGCTCGGCGAGGGCCAGCGCGGCGCGCGTGGCGCCGTTGCAGCCGGGGCCCCAGCAGTACGTGACGACCGGCACGGACCGGTCGAGCAGCTGCTCGGCCTGCTCGGGGATGAGCGCGGTCGGCAGGTGGATCGCGCCGGGGACGTGGCCCTGGTCCCAGGAGGCCGTGGACCGGGAGTCGATCACCACGAAGCCCGGGTCGGTGCCCTCGGCGGCGGCGGTGGCGAGCGCGGAGGCCACGTCGGAGACGTCGGCGTGGAAGGCGAGGCTGGCGGAGAAGTAGGCGGCCGCGGCGGCGGGGGAGGCCGGCGGGGTGCGGAGTACGGGGTTGACCTGGGGCGTTGTCGTCGTCATGGTGATCAATCTACGGACGAAGATCACCGTGCTGAAGTGGGGATTCACGGCGATCGGGGGCTTCGGCCGGGGAATCCCGGGCGTTCGCCACGAGACGGCGGGGATCTCACGAAGCGGGACCCCGCGGCCTGGTTCCGCCGCCGGTGTCCGTGTCACATCGGCGGGGTTTCATCCGTCATGACGGCATGACGGGACGCGAACGGGGAGATCGACGAGTGGACCACGAAACGGCAGTCGGCCAGGGGCTCGACAAGGAACTCCTGGCCCGGCGCTTCGACGCCGACCGCGGCCATCTGCGGGCGGTGGCCTACCGCATGCTGGGCTCGCTCAGCGAGGCCGAGGACGCCGTCCAGGAGGCCTGGTTCAAGCTCAGCCGCAGCGACGTCAGCGGGGTGGAGAACCTCAGCGGCTGGCTGACCACGGTCGTCGGCCGCGTCTGCCTGGACATGCTGCGCTCGCGCGGCTCGCGCCGCGAGGACCCGCTGGAGTACTACGTCCCCGACCCCGTCGTCCGGGTCGCCGACACCACCGACCCGGAGCAGGCGGCCGAGCTCACCGAATCCGTCGGGCTCGCGCTCCTCGTCGTCCTGGACACCCTGGGGCCGGCGGAGCGGCTCGCGTTCGTGCTCCACGACATGTTCGCCGTCTCCTTCGACGACATCGCGAAGATCGTGGACCGCACCCCGGCGGCGACCCGCCAGCTGGCCAGCCGCGCCCGCCGCCGGGTCCAGGACGCCACCCCGGCCCCCGGCCCGGACGCCCGGCGCCAGCGGGAGATCGCCGACGCCTTCCTCGCCGCGGCGCACGGCGGCGACTTCGAGGGGCTGCTCGCCGTCCTCGACCCGGACGTGGTGCTGCGCGCGGACGGCGGCAGGACCCTCGCGGCCGTCTCCGCGGTCGTCCGGGGCGCCGAAGCCGTCATCTCGCAGGCCCTCATGTACGCGAAGTTCCGTACGGGCGCGCTGCGGGTCGTGGCCAACGGCCAGCCCGCGGTGCTGTCGGTCGTCGAGGGCCGCCCGGGCGCGCTCATGACGTTCACGATCTCGGGGGACCGGATCGTCGCGCTGCACGTCCTGGCGGACCCGGAGCGCATCGCGACGCTCGGCTTCACGGAGGAGGACCTGGCCCGGGCGACGTACTGATCCGACCCGCGTCCCGCACGGCCGCCCGCACTGTCGGCAGCACCGCCGTGGGCACCGCCGCCGTCACCACCGGCAGCACCGCCCACGGCCCTGCCCGACGCCGGGTCACGGCCCTGCCCGACGAGGTCACGGACCTGCCCAACACCGGGTCACGCCCTGCCCGACTCCGGGTCACGGAACTGTCCGACGCCAGGTCACGGCCCTTGTCCGACGCCGGGTCACCTCTCCCTGGCGGCCCACCAGCTCCCGGCCGCCAGGGTGACGCCCGCGCTCGCGACGCCGAGGAGGGCGCCCGCCGCGACGTCGCCGGGGTAGTGCACGCCGGTGTGGACCCTGGAGTAGC contains these protein-coding regions:
- a CDS encoding MerR family transcriptional regulator — its product is MEWSIQEIAKKAGTTSRTLRHYGERGLLEPSRIGANGYRYYDQAALVRLQRILLLRELGLSLPAIAEVLAGQRDTSAALRTHLALLEQERERIGRQIASVRTTLRKTERGEELMADEVFDGFDHTRYEEEVTERWGRDAYEKGDRWWRSLTDAQKKAFMEEQAGIARDFGRAARDGLAADGDEVQAIARRQIAWLSTTTTPSREYVIGLGQMYVDDPRFTANYDKHGEGTAVLVRDAMRVYAERNL
- a CDS encoding rhodanese-like domain-containing protein, with protein sequence MTTTTPQVNPVLRTPPASPAAAAAYFSASLAFHADVSDVASALATAAAEGTDPGFVVIDSRSTASWDQGHVPGAIHLPTALIPEQAEQLLDRSVPVVTYCWGPGCNGATRAALALAELGFQVKEMLGGFEYWVREGFAYETWEGPAEKAADPLTAPVDSDDCGC
- a CDS encoding sigma-70 family RNA polymerase sigma factor; protein product: MTGRERGDRRVDHETAVGQGLDKELLARRFDADRGHLRAVAYRMLGSLSEAEDAVQEAWFKLSRSDVSGVENLSGWLTTVVGRVCLDMLRSRGSRREDPLEYYVPDPVVRVADTTDPEQAAELTESVGLALLVVLDTLGPAERLAFVLHDMFAVSFDDIAKIVDRTPAATRQLASRARRRVQDATPAPGPDARRQREIADAFLAAAHGGDFEGLLAVLDPDVVLRADGGRTLAAVSAVVRGAEAVISQALMYAKFRTGALRVVANGQPAVLSVVEGRPGALMTFTISGDRIVALHVLADPERIATLGFTEEDLARATY